The region GGCGAGCCCGACGGCCGCGAACGACCGAGGATGCCCGGACGTCACGGGCTCTTCTTCGCCTTCCGGTCGCAGTACGAGACCGTCGAGGTCGGCCCGACCGGGACGTAGACGCGGCCGTCAGTCGGCGGCCGCTTCGAAGGCCGCGCGGAGGTCGTCGGGAACCGGAACGCCGCCGTCGCCGTCGACCGGGACGCAGACGCGGTGTTCCGTCCCGCTGAAGACGACCGCCCCGTCGTGGGTCGCCCGGTAGTCCAGGCGAACGCTCGAGTCGCCGACCTCCGGCGTCAGTTCGATCTCGACCTCGTCGCCGGCGTTGACCTGGCCCTCGAAGTCGAAGTCCATCGAGACGAGCGGGAGACCGATCCCGTGGTCCTCGGTCAGTTCCCAGAACGGCCAGCCGATCGACTCCATGAACATGTCCGACGTCTCGTGGATCGCGTCGATCAGCCGCGGGTAGTGTGCGATCCCGAACGGATCAGTGTCCGAGAATCGAACCGTCCACGTTCGTGT is a window of Natrinema salifodinae DNA encoding:
- a CDS encoding acyl-CoA thioesterase, producing MSFTRTWTVRFSDTDPFGIAHYPRLIDAIHETSDMFMESIGWPFWELTEDHGIGLPLVSMDFDFEGQVNAGDEVEIELTPEVGDSSVRLDYRATHDGAVVFSGTEHRVCVPVDGDGGVPVPDDLRAAFEAAAD